Proteins encoded within one genomic window of uncultured Draconibacterium sp.:
- a CDS encoding FtsX-like permease family protein — MILSIAWRNVWRSKTRSLVMIAAIALGLFAGIFMMAFMNGMYNSRIESATRSELSHIQVHAPHFLDNTESEYFISDGFTLAERIAALDSVEAASPRLIAEPFIMAAHGTGGGKMLGIDPEKEKQVTDIWKHLVDGTYLEKTSRMPPVLVGQKLAEKLRLKIGTKINVQLVDFNGDLSSKGYRVAGIYKTVNTGFDEMHLFVNINDLRSQIGIQPDAVHEIAILLKDNSYAPLVKPAVQKTASGMDVQTWKELSPEMSLITDSMDQYMYIFVLIILIALCFGIINTMLMAVLERVKEIGMLMAVGMNKRKIFNMIILESIMLTLTGGAVGILLGIGISRIFEKHPINLSAFAQGLEQYGMSTEIATVFPAHSLGILITLVVLTGLISAIYPARKALKLNPAEATRTD, encoded by the coding sequence ATGATACTTTCAATAGCATGGCGAAACGTTTGGCGAAGCAAAACCCGCAGTTTAGTAATGATTGCGGCCATTGCACTGGGCCTTTTTGCAGGCATATTCATGATGGCATTTATGAATGGCATGTACAATTCGCGTATTGAATCGGCTACCAGGTCGGAGTTATCGCACATACAGGTGCACGCTCCGCATTTTCTGGATAACACCGAATCGGAATATTTCATTTCCGATGGCTTTACACTGGCCGAACGAATTGCAGCGCTCGATTCAGTGGAAGCTGCCTCTCCCCGACTGATTGCTGAACCTTTTATAATGGCTGCACACGGAACGGGCGGCGGTAAAATGTTGGGAATCGACCCTGAAAAAGAAAAGCAGGTTACCGATATTTGGAAACATCTGGTTGATGGTACTTACCTTGAAAAAACCAGCCGGATGCCACCGGTTTTGGTGGGACAAAAACTGGCTGAAAAACTGCGTCTAAAAATCGGAACAAAAATAAATGTACAACTGGTTGATTTTAATGGCGACTTATCATCTAAAGGATACCGCGTGGCAGGCATTTACAAAACAGTGAACACCGGTTTTGATGAAATGCATTTGTTTGTCAATATCAACGACCTGCGTTCGCAAATTGGCATTCAACCCGATGCTGTGCATGAAATTGCCATCCTGTTAAAAGACAACAGTTATGCGCCATTGGTAAAACCGGCTGTACAAAAAACTGCATCCGGCATGGACGTGCAAACCTGGAAAGAATTGAGTCCTGAAATGTCGCTTATTACCGATTCAATGGATCAATACATGTACATTTTTGTGCTAATCATCCTCATTGCATTGTGTTTTGGTATTATCAACACCATGCTGATGGCTGTTCTTGAACGTGTAAAAGAAATTGGAATGCTCATGGCAGTTGGAATGAACAAACGAAAGATCTTTAACATGATCATCCTTGAATCTATTATGCTGACACTCACAGGTGGTGCAGTCGGGATTCTGTTAGGAATCGGAATTTCGAGAATTTTTGAAAAACATCCAATTAACTTATCAGCATTTGCACAGGGATTGGAACAATACGGAATGTCAACCGAAATTGCCACTGTTTTTCCAGCTCACTCATTAGGAATATTAATTACGCTGGTGGTTTTAACTGGATTGATTTCTGCCATTTACCCGGCACGAAAAGCACTGAAGTTAAATCCGGCAGAAGCCACGAGAACGGATTAA
- a CDS encoding ABC transporter ATP-binding protein, producing MKIIEIKNLHKIYNGSSVSVHAVNGINMSIEEGEFTAIVGPSGSGKTTLLNIIGGLDDATEGSVEIDGVKINDLSSRKLTDFRMQNIGFVFQAYNLIPVLTAKENVEFIMHLQGRKKADRDARTSELLKAVGLGEMMDRRPSKLSGGQQQRVAVARALASKPKFVLADEPTANLDSHSTENLLDIMEQLNKEEKITFIFSTHDQRVVNKARRVVTIEDGKIISDISK from the coding sequence ATGAAAATAATAGAAATCAAAAACCTGCACAAAATTTACAACGGCAGCTCCGTTTCGGTACATGCAGTTAACGGAATAAATATGTCGATTGAAGAAGGTGAATTTACCGCCATTGTTGGTCCATCCGGCTCTGGAAAAACCACTTTGCTTAATATCATTGGCGGTTTGGATGATGCCACAGAAGGATCGGTAGAAATTGACGGTGTTAAAATCAATGATTTATCGTCCCGAAAACTGACTGATTTCAGGATGCAAAACATTGGCTTTGTTTTTCAGGCTTACAACCTGATCCCTGTTTTAACGGCCAAAGAAAACGTGGAATTTATTATGCACTTGCAGGGCAGGAAAAAAGCAGACCGCGATGCACGTACCAGCGAACTTCTAAAAGCTGTTGGATTGGGAGAAATGATGGACCGCCGTCCATCGAAATTGTCGGGCGGCCAGCAACAGCGGGTGGCTGTAGCACGGGCTTTGGCATCGAAACCAAAATTCGTATTGGCCGATGAGCCTACTGCCAACCTCGATTCGCACTCCACCGAAAATCTGCTCGATATTATGGAGCAACTTAATAAAGAGGAAAAAATAACGTTTATATTTTCAACACACGACCAGCGGGTGGTAAACAAAGCCCGGCGTGTAGTTACCATCGAGGATGGAAAAATAATCAGCGACATCAGCAAATAA
- a CDS encoding CAP domain-containing protein, translated as MSFKTSINVKIRIVLFLIALSLTVSAKEATKERTLNTAADVNYLSELEKEVIYEINLFRSNPSAYAQKYIAPLAQYYDKKILHYPGDQSIMTKEGISALRECVRALKNAAPAPVLYPDKLLTKAANDHQKDQAKTGRTGHIGKDRSNSKERIERYGKWQVRIAENIAYGNTSAQQIVIFLLIDDGVKSRGHRANLLQPDFKNVGVACGTHPRYNTMCVMDFAGGMENK; from the coding sequence ATGTCATTTAAAACAAGCATAAACGTGAAAATCCGGATAGTCCTGTTTCTAATCGCTTTGAGCCTGACAGTTTCAGCCAAAGAAGCTACTAAAGAACGCACACTTAACACTGCTGCCGATGTCAATTACTTATCGGAGTTGGAGAAGGAAGTGATTTACGAAATCAATTTGTTCCGGTCGAATCCATCGGCGTACGCTCAGAAATATATTGCTCCCCTCGCCCAATATTACGACAAAAAAATATTGCACTATCCGGGCGATCAATCAATTATGACGAAGGAAGGAATAAGCGCTTTGCGCGAATGTGTACGCGCTCTTAAGAATGCGGCTCCGGCTCCGGTTTTATATCCCGACAAGTTACTGACAAAAGCGGCCAATGATCACCAAAAAGACCAGGCCAAAACCGGAAGAACAGGACATATTGGGAAAGATCGTTCAAACTCAAAAGAACGGATAGAGCGTTATGGGAAATGGCAGGTTCGCATTGCAGAGAACATTGCTTACGGAAATACTTCGGCACAGCAGATTGTAATTTTTCTTTTAATCGACGATGGTGTAAAAAGCCGCGGTCACCGGGCAAACCTCCTTCAGCCTGATTTTAAAAACGTTGGAGTAGCATGCGGCACACATCCGCGATACAACACCATGTGTGTAATGGATTTTGCAGGTGGAATGGAAAACAAATGA
- a CDS encoding group 1 truncated hemoglobin, whose amino-acid sequence MKHLIKNDMGAPTEQSLYERLGGIEGITSIVDDIVENHMTNPAVNARFLPLKEDPDHFAEVRQHLINFLAAGSGGPQEYTGKDMLASHKGMNIGQGEYMHVIDDIMKALAKNNIDEQTQKDVLAIAYSLKGDIAGV is encoded by the coding sequence TTGAAACATTTAATCAAAAACGACATGGGAGCACCAACAGAACAAAGCCTTTACGAACGACTTGGAGGCATCGAAGGAATTACGTCGATTGTTGACGACATTGTAGAAAACCACATGACCAACCCGGCTGTAAATGCCCGTTTTTTACCCTTAAAAGAAGATCCGGATCATTTTGCAGAAGTGCGTCAACACCTCATTAATTTTTTAGCTGCAGGAAGTGGAGGCCCGCAGGAATACACCGGAAAAGATATGTTGGCGTCGCACAAAGGGATGAACATTGGACAGGGTGAATATATGCATGTTATCGACGATATTATGAAAGCTTTGGCAAAGAATAATATCGACGAGCAAACACAAAAAGACGTGCTGGCAATTGCCTATTCTCTAAAAGGTGACATTGCAGGTGTTTGA
- the ssb gene encoding single-stranded DNA-binding protein: MNALRNSVRLLGHLGEDPKVRRLESGKVVANFNIATNEIYRDSNGNKQTETTWHRLVAWGKNAEVAEKYLKKGKEIAIEGKLTNRQWEDKNGEKQYTTEVVINSLLMLDKAAN; encoded by the coding sequence ATGAATGCATTAAGAAACAGCGTACGATTGTTAGGTCACCTGGGAGAAGATCCAAAAGTAAGAAGATTAGAGAGTGGAAAAGTTGTTGCCAATTTTAATATCGCAACCAACGAAATTTACCGCGACAGCAACGGGAACAAACAAACCGAAACCACATGGCACCGTTTGGTAGCCTGGGGCAAAAATGCCGAAGTTGCTGAAAAGTACCTGAAAAAAGGAAAAGAAATTGCCATTGAAGGGAAACTGACCAACCGCCAGTGGGAAGATAAAAATGGCGAAAAGCAATATACTACAGAAGTCGTTATAAACTCGTTACTAATGTTGGATAAAGCTGCAAATTAA
- a CDS encoding NUDIX hydrolase — protein MSNYYFEKIKRLHALAEIGLEYNDVPYDIERYQEIRDICLEMLEKITRLPVAEIVPVIEERNGYRTPKVDVRAVVFNDNDEILLVQEKVDKCWALPGGWTDIAYSPGEVAEKECLEEAGLKVKATRLLAIMDKQKQNMPPAFEYVYKIFLLCEKESDSISPGSETCDVGWFNENELPELSLPRNNEAQIQMMYEYKRGERTEPYFD, from the coding sequence ATGAGCAACTACTATTTCGAAAAAATAAAGCGCCTGCATGCACTTGCAGAAATCGGGCTGGAATACAACGACGTACCATACGACATTGAACGCTACCAGGAAATAAGAGACATTTGTCTGGAAATGCTGGAGAAAATCACCCGTCTTCCGGTTGCAGAAATTGTTCCGGTTATTGAAGAACGCAACGGTTACCGAACTCCCAAAGTAGATGTAAGAGCGGTCGTTTTTAACGATAACGATGAAATATTATTGGTGCAGGAAAAGGTAGACAAATGCTGGGCGCTGCCCGGTGGCTGGACCGATATTGCCTACAGTCCGGGCGAAGTGGCGGAAAAGGAATGTTTGGAAGAAGCAGGATTGAAAGTAAAAGCAACACGTCTGCTGGCCATTATGGACAAGCAAAAACAAAACATGCCTCCGGCCTTTGAATACGTCTACAAGATTTTTCTTCTCTGCGAAAAAGAAAGTGACAGCATTTCTCCGGGATCGGAAACTTGTGATGTGGGCTGGTTTAACGAAAATGAACTGCCGGAACTTTCACTTCCCCGAAACAATGAGGCACAAATACAAATGATGTATGAATACAAGCGGGGAGAAAGAACTGAGCCCTATTTTGATTAA
- a CDS encoding 6-bladed beta-propeller gives MKHTINILLFVSLFFTSCTEKPAERSGLPEILLKKSQDILPISSFVENLDYLELKVNEAHVELGDILDVKELDGDLIILQRRAREISFIRFTQNGDFLNTIVSNKEGSGRIKNPLDIITYQKDFAVLAEDGIYIVGKDGKYKTKLVAAKMPGTKFFESKNQFYVVNDVPDCGLYTVYSQKGKVKKVDFPEERLKDLGRSNLAASGVKNISLVSSYSDTIFAYNKASFKPEYLIKSDGYPSFAEMWRSTGDKDNIETLKYLHNTHHSKIKTYFENNNYIFLTYWLGSHQTTALIKKNSWETMYFAAAVNNIDGGIWDNPTFLSQNNELYIPITAYKVSGHKISDKRHQEFEKVQLHIAATDNPVLMRCKLK, from the coding sequence GTGAAACATACAATTAATATTCTATTATTCGTATCGCTGTTTTTTACGTCGTGTACCGAGAAACCGGCTGAAAGAAGCGGTTTGCCGGAAATACTACTGAAAAAATCGCAGGATATTTTACCTATTTCAAGTTTTGTTGAAAATTTGGATTATCTGGAGTTAAAAGTAAACGAAGCCCATGTTGAGCTGGGCGACATTTTGGATGTTAAAGAATTAGATGGCGATTTGATCATTCTTCAACGCCGGGCACGCGAGATCAGTTTTATCCGGTTTACACAAAATGGCGATTTTTTAAATACCATTGTGAGTAATAAAGAGGGGAGTGGCAGAATTAAAAATCCATTGGATATTATTACTTACCAGAAAGATTTTGCGGTGTTGGCCGAAGACGGAATTTATATTGTTGGAAAAGACGGAAAATACAAAACCAAACTGGTTGCTGCGAAAATGCCCGGAACAAAATTCTTCGAATCGAAAAATCAGTTTTATGTGGTGAACGATGTGCCCGATTGTGGCTTGTACACTGTGTATTCGCAAAAAGGAAAAGTAAAAAAAGTAGACTTTCCTGAGGAGCGCCTTAAAGATCTGGGACGCTCGAATCTGGCAGCTTCGGGAGTAAAAAATATTTCCTTGGTATCGTCGTACAGCGACACGATTTTTGCTTATAATAAAGCATCTTTTAAACCTGAATATTTAATTAAAAGCGATGGTTATCCTTCGTTTGCCGAGATGTGGCGAAGCACTGGCGACAAGGATAATATTGAGACGCTAAAATATTTACATAACACGCACCACTCGAAAATTAAAACCTACTTCGAAAACAATAATTATATTTTTCTGACTTATTGGCTGGGATCGCATCAAACCACTGCATTAATTAAAAAGAACAGTTGGGAAACCATGTATTTTGCTGCAGCTGTTAATAATATTGACGGAGGAATCTGGGACAATCCAACATTTCTTTCGCAGAATAATGAACTCTATATTCCAATTACGGCCTATAAAGTGAGTGGTCACAAAATTTCGGATAAACGTCATCAGGAATTCGAGAAAGTACAGTTGCATATTGCGGCAACCGACAATCCTGTTTTAATGCGCTGCAAGCTTAAGTAG